In a genomic window of Planctomicrobium piriforme:
- a CDS encoding sulfatase family protein, with protein MFFRSLSLLVALLVYQIATRAAAETAARPNLVFIIVDDLRWDDLGCTGNSFVQTPNIDRVAKEGTRFLNAFITTPLCSPSRASFLTGQYAHTHGITDNTDRSPRSHQLETFPQVLKQAGYETAFIGKWHMGNDNSRRSGFDRWYCLQGQGTSFDSMVNDDGKTVQTHGYVTDVLNETSVQFLRQKHDRPFLLYLSHKAIHPETAQAADGKLSDPTASNFIPAPRHVALYEGVTVPRRPNAGVPPLDKPALQQQIAGLPPLGPTTGSSDTSILNRLRMLSAVDEGVGQIYKTLQETGQLDNTVLIVIGDHGYFYGEHGLSVERRLAYEESIRIPFLMRYPRLIKAGSTIDACVLGLDIAPTFAEFAGAKIPTQYQGHSVVPLLSGKTPSDWRSSFLVEYYTDTVFPRMHKMGYRAVRGDRWKYIRYTDLTGMDELYDLQSDPYELSNRISDPTAQSALESMKTEMSRLLAESGAE; from the coding sequence ATGTTCTTTCGGTCTTTGTCTCTGCTGGTGGCTTTGCTGGTTTATCAGATCGCGACCCGTGCTGCCGCTGAAACTGCTGCCCGCCCCAATCTCGTGTTCATCATTGTCGATGACCTGCGCTGGGATGACCTGGGCTGCACCGGCAACTCGTTCGTGCAGACGCCGAACATCGATCGGGTGGCCAAAGAGGGGACGCGATTCCTCAACGCGTTCATCACCACGCCGCTCTGCTCTCCCAGTCGCGCGAGCTTCCTGACGGGTCAATACGCTCACACGCACGGGATTACCGACAACACCGACCGCAGTCCGCGGAGCCATCAGCTTGAGACCTTCCCTCAGGTGCTCAAGCAGGCGGGCTACGAAACGGCCTTCATCGGCAAATGGCACATGGGGAACGACAACAGCCGTCGTTCCGGTTTCGACCGCTGGTACTGCCTGCAAGGGCAGGGAACCTCGTTTGATTCGATGGTCAATGACGACGGCAAGACGGTCCAGACGCATGGCTATGTGACCGACGTGCTCAATGAAACCAGCGTCCAGTTCCTGCGTCAGAAGCACGACCGGCCGTTTCTGTTGTATCTCTCGCATAAAGCGATTCACCCCGAAACCGCTCAGGCGGCTGATGGGAAGCTGTCTGACCCGACCGCTTCAAACTTCATTCCCGCTCCGCGTCATGTAGCGCTGTATGAGGGGGTGACTGTGCCCCGGCGTCCGAATGCCGGCGTGCCTCCCCTGGATAAACCGGCTCTGCAGCAACAGATTGCCGGCCTGCCACCTCTTGGCCCGACGACCGGCAGCAGCGATACCTCGATTCTGAATCGGCTGCGAATGCTGTCTGCCGTCGACGAAGGGGTCGGACAGATCTACAAGACGCTCCAGGAGACCGGGCAACTCGACAACACGGTACTGATCGTGATTGGCGATCACGGTTACTTCTATGGCGAACACGGCCTGAGCGTGGAACGCCGGCTGGCCTATGAAGAGAGCATTCGCATTCCGTTTCTCATGCGTTATCCGCGGCTGATCAAGGCCGGAAGCACGATTGACGCCTGCGTGCTGGGTCTCGACATCGCTCCAACGTTTGCCGAATTCGCCGGAGCAAAGATTCCCACACAATATCAGGGACATTCAGTCGTGCCGTTGCTGTCTGGCAAGACTCCCAGTGATTGGCGGTCGTCGTTTCTGGTGGAGTATTACACCGACACCGTCTTCCCCCGCATGCACAAGATGGGCTATCGGGCGGTTCGCGGCGATCGCTGGAAATACATCCGCTACACGGATCTGACGGGCATGGATGAACTCTATGACTTGCAGAGCGATCCGTACGAATTGAGCAACCGCATCTCTGACCCGACTGCGCAGTCGGCGCTCGAGTCGATGAAAACAGAGATGTCCCGTTTGCTCGCCGAGTCCGGAGCAGAATGA